The following are encoded in a window of Nostoc sp. UHCC 0302 genomic DNA:
- a CDS encoding transposase has translation MQIDQAPAHTSSAICGTENIIPLFQPPSASELNPIERLWHLLKKPLKNQFFSFL, from the coding sequence TTGCAGATCGACCAAGCACCTGCTCATACAAGTTCAGCGATTTGTGGTACAGAAAACATTATCCCTCTGTTTCAACCACCATCAGCATCTGAACTCAACCCTATTGAAAGGCTTTGGCATCTGCTTAAAAAACCACTCAAAAATCAATTTTTTTCTTTTTTATAA